A genomic region of Mustela erminea isolate mMusErm1 chromosome 12, mMusErm1.Pri, whole genome shotgun sequence contains the following coding sequences:
- the TRAF2 gene encoding TNF receptor-associated factor 2 isoform X4 gives MVSSGRSGAAWPRVTHAGAATGPRSAPFLRPLRFMGLRFRWAERARWCAALMAAAGATPPGSLDLLQPGFSKTLLGTKPEDKYLCSACRNVLRRPFQAQCGHRYCSSCLTGILSSGPQNCAACVHEGIYEEGVSILESGSAFPDNAARREVESLPAVCPSDGCTWTGTLKEYESCHEGHCPFMLTECPACKGLVRLGEKERHSEHECPERSLSCRHCRAPCCWADMKAHHEVCPKFPLTCDGCGKKKISREKFQDHVRACGKCRVPCRFHVVGCPELVESEKQPQHEAHWLREHLAMLLGGLLEAKPLSGAGDPFLSQSEMGGWEASTLLPKAAELRQRCEALERKTATFENIVCVLNREVERVAMTAEACGRQHRLDQDRIEALSNKVQQLERSIGLKDLAMAELEQKVHEMEATTFDGVFVWKISDFARKRQEAVAGRTPAIFSPAFYTSRYGYKMCLRIYLNGDGTGRGTHLSLFFVVMKGPHDALLRWPFNQKVTLMLLDQNNREHVIDAFRPDVTSSSFQRPVSDMNIASGCPLFCPVSKMEAKNSYVRDDAIFIKAIVDLTGL, from the exons GGCGCGGTGGTGCGCGGCTCTCATGGCTGCGGCCGGCGCGACCCCTCCCGGCTCCCTAGACCTGTTGCAGCCCGGCTTCTCCAAGACCCTCCTGGGGACCAAGCCGGAGGACAAGTACCTGTGCTCGGCCTGCAGGAACGTGCTGCGCAGGCCTTTCCAGGCGCAGTGCGGCCACCGCTACTGCTCCTCCTGTCTGACCGGCATCCTCAG CTCCGGGCCTCAGAACTGCGCCGCCTGCGTGCACGAGGGCATATATGAGGAAGGCGTCTCGATTTTGGAAAGTGGTTCG GCCTTCCCAGACAACGCCGCGCGCAGGGAGGTGGAGAGCCTGCCGGCTGTCTGTCCCAGTGACGGCTGCACCTGGACGGGGACCCTTAAAGAGTACGAG AGCTGCCATGAAGGACACTGCCCGTTCATGCTGACCGAGTGCCCGGCGTGCAAGGGCCTGGTTCGCCTTGGGGAGAAGGAGCGTCACTCGGAGCATGAGTGCCCGGAGAGAAGCCTCAGCTGCCGGCACTGCCGGGCGCCCTGCTGCTGGGCGGACATGAAG GCGCATCACGAAGTCTGTCCCAAGTTCCCCTTGACTTGCGACGGCTGCGGCAAGAAGAAGATCTCACGGGAGAAA TTCCAGGACCACGTCAGGGCGTGTGGCAAGTGCCGGGTCCCGTGCAGGTTCCACGTCGTCGGCTGCCCCGAGTTG GTGGAGAGCGAGAAGCAGCCGCAGCACGAGGCCCACTGGCTCCGGGAGCACTTGGCCATGCTGCTGGGCGGCCTCCTGGAGGCCAAGCCCCTCTCTGGGGCAGGGGACCCCTTCCTGAGCCAGAGCGAGATGGGGGGCTGGGAAGCCAGCACGCTGCTCCCCAAGGCTGCGGAGCTGCGGCAGCGGTGCGAGGCCCTGGAGAGGAAGACCGCCACCTTTGAGAACATCGTCTGCGTCCTGAACCGAGAGGTGGAGAGGGTGGCCATGACCGCCGAGGCCTGTGGCCGGCAGCACCGGCTGGACCAGGACAGGATCGAGGCCCTGAGTAACAAG GTGCAGCAGCTGGAGAGGAGCATCGGTCTGAAGGACCTGGCGATGGCGGAGCTGGAGCAGAAGGTCCATGAGATGGAGGCGACCACCTTCGACGGCGTGTTCGTCTGGAAGATCTCCGACTTCGCCAGGAAGCGGCAGGAGGCCGTGGCGGGCCGCACGCCCGCCATCTTCTCGCCAG CCTTCTACACGAGCAGGTACGGCTACAAGATGTGTCTGCGCATCTACCTGAACGGAGACGGCACCGGGCGCGGGACACACCTGTCACTTTTCTTCGTGGTGATGAAGGGCCCCCACGACGCGCTCCTACGCTGGCCCTTCAACCAGAAG GTGACCTTAATGCTGCTCGACCAGAACAACCGGGAGCACGTGATCGACGCCTTTAGACCCGACGTGACCTCGTCCTCTTTCCAGAGGCCGGTCAGTGACATGAACATCGCCAGCGGCTGCCCCCTCTTCTGCCCCGTCTCCAAGATGGAGGCCAAGAATTCCTACGTGCGCGATGATGCCATCTTCATCAAAGCCATCGTGGACCTGACAGGGCTCTAG
- the TRAF2 gene encoding TNF receptor-associated factor 2 isoform X5: MAAAGATPPGSLDLLQPGFSKTLLGTKPEDKYLCSACRNVLRRPFQAQCGHRYCSSCLTGILSSGPQNCAACVHEGIYEEGVSILESGSAFPDNAARREVESLPAVCPSDGCTWTGTLKEYESCHEGHCPFMLTECPACKGLVRLGEKERHSEHECPERSLSCRHCRAPCCWADMKAHHEVCPKFPLTCDGCGKKKISREKFQDHVRACGKCRVPCRFHVVGCPELVESEKQPQHEAHWLREHLAMLLGGLLEAKPLSGAGDPFLSQSEMGGWEASTLLPKAAELRQRCEALERKTATFENIVCVLNREVERVAMTAEACGRQHRLDQDRIEALSNKVQQLERSIGLKDLAMAELEQKVHEMEATTFDGVFVWKISDFARKRQEAVAGRTPAIFSPAFYTSRYGYKMCLRIYLNGDGTGRGTHLSLFFVVMKGPHDALLRWPFNQKVTLMLLDQNNREHVIDAFRPDVTSSSFQRPVSDMNIASGCPLFCPVSKMEAKNSYVRDDAIFIKAIVDLTGL; this comes from the exons ATGGCTGCGGCCGGCGCGACCCCTCCCGGCTCCCTAGACCTGTTGCAGCCCGGCTTCTCCAAGACCCTCCTGGGGACCAAGCCGGAGGACAAGTACCTGTGCTCGGCCTGCAGGAACGTGCTGCGCAGGCCTTTCCAGGCGCAGTGCGGCCACCGCTACTGCTCCTCCTGTCTGACCGGCATCCTCAG CTCCGGGCCTCAGAACTGCGCCGCCTGCGTGCACGAGGGCATATATGAGGAAGGCGTCTCGATTTTGGAAAGTGGTTCG GCCTTCCCAGACAACGCCGCGCGCAGGGAGGTGGAGAGCCTGCCGGCTGTCTGTCCCAGTGACGGCTGCACCTGGACGGGGACCCTTAAAGAGTACGAG AGCTGCCATGAAGGACACTGCCCGTTCATGCTGACCGAGTGCCCGGCGTGCAAGGGCCTGGTTCGCCTTGGGGAGAAGGAGCGTCACTCGGAGCATGAGTGCCCGGAGAGAAGCCTCAGCTGCCGGCACTGCCGGGCGCCCTGCTGCTGGGCGGACATGAAG GCGCATCACGAAGTCTGTCCCAAGTTCCCCTTGACTTGCGACGGCTGCGGCAAGAAGAAGATCTCACGGGAGAAA TTCCAGGACCACGTCAGGGCGTGTGGCAAGTGCCGGGTCCCGTGCAGGTTCCACGTCGTCGGCTGCCCCGAGTTG GTGGAGAGCGAGAAGCAGCCGCAGCACGAGGCCCACTGGCTCCGGGAGCACTTGGCCATGCTGCTGGGCGGCCTCCTGGAGGCCAAGCCCCTCTCTGGGGCAGGGGACCCCTTCCTGAGCCAGAGCGAGATGGGGGGCTGGGAAGCCAGCACGCTGCTCCCCAAGGCTGCGGAGCTGCGGCAGCGGTGCGAGGCCCTGGAGAGGAAGACCGCCACCTTTGAGAACATCGTCTGCGTCCTGAACCGAGAGGTGGAGAGGGTGGCCATGACCGCCGAGGCCTGTGGCCGGCAGCACCGGCTGGACCAGGACAGGATCGAGGCCCTGAGTAACAAG GTGCAGCAGCTGGAGAGGAGCATCGGTCTGAAGGACCTGGCGATGGCGGAGCTGGAGCAGAAGGTCCATGAGATGGAGGCGACCACCTTCGACGGCGTGTTCGTCTGGAAGATCTCCGACTTCGCCAGGAAGCGGCAGGAGGCCGTGGCGGGCCGCACGCCCGCCATCTTCTCGCCAG CCTTCTACACGAGCAGGTACGGCTACAAGATGTGTCTGCGCATCTACCTGAACGGAGACGGCACCGGGCGCGGGACACACCTGTCACTTTTCTTCGTGGTGATGAAGGGCCCCCACGACGCGCTCCTACGCTGGCCCTTCAACCAGAAG GTGACCTTAATGCTGCTCGACCAGAACAACCGGGAGCACGTGATCGACGCCTTTAGACCCGACGTGACCTCGTCCTCTTTCCAGAGGCCGGTCAGTGACATGAACATCGCCAGCGGCTGCCCCCTCTTCTGCCCCGTCTCCAAGATGGAGGCCAAGAATTCCTACGTGCGCGATGATGCCATCTTCATCAAAGCCATCGTGGACCTGACAGGGCTCTAG
- the TRAF2 gene encoding TNF receptor-associated factor 2 isoform X3 has protein sequence MAAAGATPPGSLDLLQPGFSKTLLGTKPEDKYLCSACRNVLRRPFQAQCGHRYCSSCLTGILSSGPQNCAACVHEGIYEEGVSILESGSAFPDNAARREVESLPAVCPSDGCTWTGTLKEYEFQDHVRACGKCRVPCRFHVVGCPELVESEKQPQHEAHWLREHLAMLLGGLLEAKPLSGAGDPFLSQSEMGGWEASTLLPKAAELRQRCEALERKTATFENIVCVLNREVERVAMTAEACGRQHRLDQDRIEALSNKVQQLERSIGLKDLAMAELEQKVHEMEATTFDGVFVWKISDFARKRQEAVAGRTPAIFSPAFYTSRYGYKMCLRIYLNGDGTGRGTHLSLFFVVMKGPHDALLRWPFNQKVTLMLLDQNNREHVIDAFRPDVTSSSFQRPVSDMNIASGCPLFCPVSKMEAKNSYVRDDAIFIKAIVDLTGL, from the exons ATGGCTGCGGCCGGCGCGACCCCTCCCGGCTCCCTAGACCTGTTGCAGCCCGGCTTCTCCAAGACCCTCCTGGGGACCAAGCCGGAGGACAAGTACCTGTGCTCGGCCTGCAGGAACGTGCTGCGCAGGCCTTTCCAGGCGCAGTGCGGCCACCGCTACTGCTCCTCCTGTCTGACCGGCATCCTCAG CTCCGGGCCTCAGAACTGCGCCGCCTGCGTGCACGAGGGCATATATGAGGAAGGCGTCTCGATTTTGGAAAGTGGTTCG GCCTTCCCAGACAACGCCGCGCGCAGGGAGGTGGAGAGCCTGCCGGCTGTCTGTCCCAGTGACGGCTGCACCTGGACGGGGACCCTTAAAGAGTACGAG TTCCAGGACCACGTCAGGGCGTGTGGCAAGTGCCGGGTCCCGTGCAGGTTCCACGTCGTCGGCTGCCCCGAGTTG GTGGAGAGCGAGAAGCAGCCGCAGCACGAGGCCCACTGGCTCCGGGAGCACTTGGCCATGCTGCTGGGCGGCCTCCTGGAGGCCAAGCCCCTCTCTGGGGCAGGGGACCCCTTCCTGAGCCAGAGCGAGATGGGGGGCTGGGAAGCCAGCACGCTGCTCCCCAAGGCTGCGGAGCTGCGGCAGCGGTGCGAGGCCCTGGAGAGGAAGACCGCCACCTTTGAGAACATCGTCTGCGTCCTGAACCGAGAGGTGGAGAGGGTGGCCATGACCGCCGAGGCCTGTGGCCGGCAGCACCGGCTGGACCAGGACAGGATCGAGGCCCTGAGTAACAAG GTGCAGCAGCTGGAGAGGAGCATCGGTCTGAAGGACCTGGCGATGGCGGAGCTGGAGCAGAAGGTCCATGAGATGGAGGCGACCACCTTCGACGGCGTGTTCGTCTGGAAGATCTCCGACTTCGCCAGGAAGCGGCAGGAGGCCGTGGCGGGCCGCACGCCCGCCATCTTCTCGCCAG CCTTCTACACGAGCAGGTACGGCTACAAGATGTGTCTGCGCATCTACCTGAACGGAGACGGCACCGGGCGCGGGACACACCTGTCACTTTTCTTCGTGGTGATGAAGGGCCCCCACGACGCGCTCCTACGCTGGCCCTTCAACCAGAAG GTGACCTTAATGCTGCTCGACCAGAACAACCGGGAGCACGTGATCGACGCCTTTAGACCCGACGTGACCTCGTCCTCTTTCCAGAGGCCGGTCAGTGACATGAACATCGCCAGCGGCTGCCCCCTCTTCTGCCCCGTCTCCAAGATGGAGGCCAAGAATTCCTACGTGCGCGATGATGCCATCTTCATCAAAGCCATCGTGGACCTGACAGGGCTCTAG
- the TRAF2 gene encoding TNF receptor-associated factor 2 isoform X2, which produces MAAAGATPPGSLDLLQPGFSKTLLGTKPEDKYLCSACRNVLRRPFQAQCGHRYCSSCLTGILSSGPQNCAACVHEGIYEEGVSILESGSAFPDNAARREVESLPAVCPSDGCTWTGTLKEYEAHHEVCPKFPLTCDGCGKKKISREKFQDHVRACGKCRVPCRFHVVGCPELVESEKQPQHEAHWLREHLAMLLGGLLEAKPLSGAGDPFLSQSEMGGWEASTLLPKAAELRQRCEALERKTATFENIVCVLNREVERVAMTAEACGRQHRLDQDRIEALSNKVQQLERSIGLKDLAMAELEQKVHEMEATTFDGVFVWKISDFARKRQEAVAGRTPAIFSPAFYTSRYGYKMCLRIYLNGDGTGRGTHLSLFFVVMKGPHDALLRWPFNQKVTLMLLDQNNREHVIDAFRPDVTSSSFQRPVSDMNIASGCPLFCPVSKMEAKNSYVRDDAIFIKAIVDLTGL; this is translated from the exons ATGGCTGCGGCCGGCGCGACCCCTCCCGGCTCCCTAGACCTGTTGCAGCCCGGCTTCTCCAAGACCCTCCTGGGGACCAAGCCGGAGGACAAGTACCTGTGCTCGGCCTGCAGGAACGTGCTGCGCAGGCCTTTCCAGGCGCAGTGCGGCCACCGCTACTGCTCCTCCTGTCTGACCGGCATCCTCAG CTCCGGGCCTCAGAACTGCGCCGCCTGCGTGCACGAGGGCATATATGAGGAAGGCGTCTCGATTTTGGAAAGTGGTTCG GCCTTCCCAGACAACGCCGCGCGCAGGGAGGTGGAGAGCCTGCCGGCTGTCTGTCCCAGTGACGGCTGCACCTGGACGGGGACCCTTAAAGAGTACGAG GCGCATCACGAAGTCTGTCCCAAGTTCCCCTTGACTTGCGACGGCTGCGGCAAGAAGAAGATCTCACGGGAGAAA TTCCAGGACCACGTCAGGGCGTGTGGCAAGTGCCGGGTCCCGTGCAGGTTCCACGTCGTCGGCTGCCCCGAGTTG GTGGAGAGCGAGAAGCAGCCGCAGCACGAGGCCCACTGGCTCCGGGAGCACTTGGCCATGCTGCTGGGCGGCCTCCTGGAGGCCAAGCCCCTCTCTGGGGCAGGGGACCCCTTCCTGAGCCAGAGCGAGATGGGGGGCTGGGAAGCCAGCACGCTGCTCCCCAAGGCTGCGGAGCTGCGGCAGCGGTGCGAGGCCCTGGAGAGGAAGACCGCCACCTTTGAGAACATCGTCTGCGTCCTGAACCGAGAGGTGGAGAGGGTGGCCATGACCGCCGAGGCCTGTGGCCGGCAGCACCGGCTGGACCAGGACAGGATCGAGGCCCTGAGTAACAAG GTGCAGCAGCTGGAGAGGAGCATCGGTCTGAAGGACCTGGCGATGGCGGAGCTGGAGCAGAAGGTCCATGAGATGGAGGCGACCACCTTCGACGGCGTGTTCGTCTGGAAGATCTCCGACTTCGCCAGGAAGCGGCAGGAGGCCGTGGCGGGCCGCACGCCCGCCATCTTCTCGCCAG CCTTCTACACGAGCAGGTACGGCTACAAGATGTGTCTGCGCATCTACCTGAACGGAGACGGCACCGGGCGCGGGACACACCTGTCACTTTTCTTCGTGGTGATGAAGGGCCCCCACGACGCGCTCCTACGCTGGCCCTTCAACCAGAAG GTGACCTTAATGCTGCTCGACCAGAACAACCGGGAGCACGTGATCGACGCCTTTAGACCCGACGTGACCTCGTCCTCTTTCCAGAGGCCGGTCAGTGACATGAACATCGCCAGCGGCTGCCCCCTCTTCTGCCCCGTCTCCAAGATGGAGGCCAAGAATTCCTACGTGCGCGATGATGCCATCTTCATCAAAGCCATCGTGGACCTGACAGGGCTCTAG
- the TRAF2 gene encoding TNF receptor-associated factor 2 isoform X1 yields MAAAGATPPGSLDLLQPGFSKTLLGTKPEDKYLCSACRNVLRRPFQAQCGHRYCSSCLTGILSSGPQNCAACVHEGIYEEGVSILESGSAFPDNAARREVESLPAVCPSDGCTWTGTLKEYESCHEGHCPFMLTECPACKGLVRLGEKERHSEHECPERSLSCRHCRAPCCWADMKAHHEVCPKFPLTCDGCGKKKISREKVESEKQPQHEAHWLREHLAMLLGGLLEAKPLSGAGDPFLSQSEMGGWEASTLLPKAAELRQRCEALERKTATFENIVCVLNREVERVAMTAEACGRQHRLDQDRIEALSNKVQQLERSIGLKDLAMAELEQKVHEMEATTFDGVFVWKISDFARKRQEAVAGRTPAIFSPAFYTSRYGYKMCLRIYLNGDGTGRGTHLSLFFVVMKGPHDALLRWPFNQKVTLMLLDQNNREHVIDAFRPDVTSSSFQRPVSDMNIASGCPLFCPVSKMEAKNSYVRDDAIFIKAIVDLTGL; encoded by the exons ATGGCTGCGGCCGGCGCGACCCCTCCCGGCTCCCTAGACCTGTTGCAGCCCGGCTTCTCCAAGACCCTCCTGGGGACCAAGCCGGAGGACAAGTACCTGTGCTCGGCCTGCAGGAACGTGCTGCGCAGGCCTTTCCAGGCGCAGTGCGGCCACCGCTACTGCTCCTCCTGTCTGACCGGCATCCTCAG CTCCGGGCCTCAGAACTGCGCCGCCTGCGTGCACGAGGGCATATATGAGGAAGGCGTCTCGATTTTGGAAAGTGGTTCG GCCTTCCCAGACAACGCCGCGCGCAGGGAGGTGGAGAGCCTGCCGGCTGTCTGTCCCAGTGACGGCTGCACCTGGACGGGGACCCTTAAAGAGTACGAG AGCTGCCATGAAGGACACTGCCCGTTCATGCTGACCGAGTGCCCGGCGTGCAAGGGCCTGGTTCGCCTTGGGGAGAAGGAGCGTCACTCGGAGCATGAGTGCCCGGAGAGAAGCCTCAGCTGCCGGCACTGCCGGGCGCCCTGCTGCTGGGCGGACATGAAG GCGCATCACGAAGTCTGTCCCAAGTTCCCCTTGACTTGCGACGGCTGCGGCAAGAAGAAGATCTCACGGGAGAAA GTGGAGAGCGAGAAGCAGCCGCAGCACGAGGCCCACTGGCTCCGGGAGCACTTGGCCATGCTGCTGGGCGGCCTCCTGGAGGCCAAGCCCCTCTCTGGGGCAGGGGACCCCTTCCTGAGCCAGAGCGAGATGGGGGGCTGGGAAGCCAGCACGCTGCTCCCCAAGGCTGCGGAGCTGCGGCAGCGGTGCGAGGCCCTGGAGAGGAAGACCGCCACCTTTGAGAACATCGTCTGCGTCCTGAACCGAGAGGTGGAGAGGGTGGCCATGACCGCCGAGGCCTGTGGCCGGCAGCACCGGCTGGACCAGGACAGGATCGAGGCCCTGAGTAACAAG GTGCAGCAGCTGGAGAGGAGCATCGGTCTGAAGGACCTGGCGATGGCGGAGCTGGAGCAGAAGGTCCATGAGATGGAGGCGACCACCTTCGACGGCGTGTTCGTCTGGAAGATCTCCGACTTCGCCAGGAAGCGGCAGGAGGCCGTGGCGGGCCGCACGCCCGCCATCTTCTCGCCAG CCTTCTACACGAGCAGGTACGGCTACAAGATGTGTCTGCGCATCTACCTGAACGGAGACGGCACCGGGCGCGGGACACACCTGTCACTTTTCTTCGTGGTGATGAAGGGCCCCCACGACGCGCTCCTACGCTGGCCCTTCAACCAGAAG GTGACCTTAATGCTGCTCGACCAGAACAACCGGGAGCACGTGATCGACGCCTTTAGACCCGACGTGACCTCGTCCTCTTTCCAGAGGCCGGTCAGTGACATGAACATCGCCAGCGGCTGCCCCCTCTTCTGCCCCGTCTCCAAGATGGAGGCCAAGAATTCCTACGTGCGCGATGATGCCATCTTCATCAAAGCCATCGTGGACCTGACAGGGCTCTAG